A genomic stretch from Schaalia odontolytica includes:
- a CDS encoding anaerobic ribonucleoside-triphosphate reductase activating protein — MSGRSHCDEAGASWEGTSALGVPGLVPGRTVREWTPEDLQIAGLVPMSSVDWPGKFAASLFLQGCPWACPYCHNSAIIDPRIPGVVAWSALEELLARRCGLLDGVVFSGGEATRQVALGVAMARVRELGFGVGLHTAGPYPRRLVDLLGQGLVDWVGIDVKATPQNYEAVAARPGAGERAWESLGVVLAHPEVDHEVRLTVYPDGPGDGFEVATRAREMGVRSFALQQARDLGAPVGFSATRPGWDDQVRSLARDIETLDFDRFVFRGAS; from the coding sequence GTGAGCGGCCGTTCCCACTGTGACGAGGCCGGGGCGTCCTGGGAGGGCACGTCGGCTCTGGGCGTCCCCGGCCTCGTCCCGGGGCGGACCGTGCGCGAGTGGACGCCGGAGGACCTGCAGATCGCGGGCCTCGTGCCGATGTCGAGCGTGGACTGGCCGGGGAAGTTCGCGGCGTCCCTGTTCCTGCAGGGCTGTCCCTGGGCGTGCCCGTATTGCCACAACAGCGCGATCATCGACCCGCGCATCCCGGGCGTGGTCGCGTGGAGCGCGCTTGAGGAGCTGCTGGCGCGCAGGTGCGGCCTCCTCGATGGTGTCGTGTTTTCCGGTGGCGAGGCTACCCGACAGGTCGCGCTCGGGGTGGCAATGGCGCGTGTACGTGAGCTTGGCTTCGGCGTCGGCCTGCACACCGCGGGCCCCTACCCGCGCCGCCTGGTGGACTTGCTCGGGCAGGGCCTCGTCGACTGGGTAGGCATCGACGTGAAGGCGACCCCCCAGAACTACGAGGCCGTGGCTGCGCGTCCGGGTGCCGGTGAGCGGGCATGGGAGTCGCTGGGCGTCGTCCTGGCGCACCCCGAGGTGGACCATGAGGTGCGCCTGACCGTCTACCCGGACGGTCCCGGCGACGGCTTTGAGGTAGCGACACGAGCGCGCGAGATGGGAGTGCGGTCTTTCGCGCTCCAGCAGGCGCGTGACCTGGGTGCGCCGGTCGGCTTCTCCGCGACCAGGCCGGGGTGGGATGATCAGGTTCGCTCCCTCGCACGCGATATCGAAACGCTGGACTTTGACAGGTTTGTCTTCCGCGGGGCCTCATGA
- a CDS encoding variant leucine-rich repeat-containing protein, with protein MAEELHFDDPLAAAQDPSTDAEALRQLAYRYPELRVAVAAHPHAYRGLLDWLHQFNDPQVNAALEARDDYDGYIDSNGYLVMHGDVSGAVAGSSIRTSESGMYVLGQGGVNSYSQVERTTPYSAVVGSNAPVPKVGAREQVVAQVQRQSIMGSKSAQDPEATAVYPSASAGSSYPNASGAPARMHPTPQVYPGAGASYQVQSNASQQAVPQETKERRGFPFMAVILGILAITAAVLLAFVIYVFTRGYEGPAAGSAPSASSSSASDPTPSASATTEEPVKYPAPAGSITVDSFSSPSGNITCSFTADSVSCGIAESDWAEEGYASCSGSKVGVLSTSKDKAGQSCESAVPSGGNALAYGAAATKGDFACHSTQDGISCWNTKTGQSFALARGGWMTGTTGEISPEKFKWND; from the coding sequence ATGGCTGAAGAGCTGCATTTCGATGATCCTTTGGCGGCCGCCCAGGACCCGTCGACTGATGCTGAAGCGCTGCGCCAACTGGCGTACCGCTACCCCGAGCTGCGCGTGGCCGTAGCTGCGCACCCGCACGCCTACCGCGGGCTGCTCGACTGGTTGCACCAGTTCAACGACCCGCAGGTCAACGCCGCCCTCGAAGCTCGAGACGACTACGACGGCTATATCGACTCCAACGGCTACCTCGTCATGCACGGAGACGTGTCCGGTGCTGTCGCCGGCTCTTCGATCCGTACGTCCGAGTCCGGCATGTACGTCCTGGGTCAGGGCGGCGTGAACTCCTACTCGCAGGTGGAGCGCACGACCCCCTACTCCGCGGTCGTGGGCTCAAACGCGCCCGTGCCGAAGGTGGGCGCGCGTGAGCAGGTCGTTGCCCAGGTGCAGCGCCAGTCAATCATGGGTTCCAAGAGCGCCCAGGATCCCGAGGCGACCGCCGTCTACCCGAGCGCATCCGCCGGCTCGTCCTACCCCAACGCGTCGGGTGCCCCCGCACGTATGCACCCGACGCCGCAGGTTTACCCGGGTGCTGGGGCCTCCTACCAGGTGCAGTCCAATGCTTCGCAGCAAGCGGTCCCTCAGGAGACAAAGGAGCGCCGCGGCTTCCCGTTTATGGCCGTCATCCTGGGTATCCTCGCGATCACAGCGGCCGTGCTCCTCGCCTTCGTCATCTACGTGTTCACGCGCGGATATGAGGGACCTGCGGCCGGATCGGCCCCGAGCGCCTCGTCGTCCTCCGCGTCGGACCCCACTCCGTCGGCAAGCGCCACGACCGAGGAACCCGTGAAGTACCCGGCACCCGCCGGATCCATCACCGTTGACTCGTTCTCGTCGCCGTCCGGCAACATCACCTGCTCGTTCACCGCTGATAGTGTCAGCTGTGGCATCGCAGAGTCCGATTGGGCGGAGGAAGGCTACGCCTCCTGCTCCGGCAGCAAGGTCGGTGTCCTGAGCACCTCGAAGGACAAGGCGGGCCAGTCCTGCGAGAGCGCCGTACCCTCGGGTGGAAATGCGCTCGCCTACGGTGCCGCCGCCACCAAGGGGGACTTCGCGTGCCACTCCACGCAGGACGGCATCAGCTGTTGGAATACGAAGACCGGCCAGTCCTTCGCGCTGGCTCGCGGCGGATGGATGACCGGTACGACCGGCGAGATCTCTCCCGAGAAGTTCAAGTGGAACGACTGA
- a CDS encoding App1 family protein, translating into MIALMRFRPPLIDDESPSLALAITAGVGEFASSLLVTAMSQGWYYPGVVGFGGIGSQRSARILGRVLMARGDEGRSWLQDRRGWRQFFNAQVPRQPVLVTVGNARRLAFADRGGFVDMTVLGHGLEPGWHDATIQVLHAGDVRALGMSEETAAKLAATLRTATPLPAPASAMHEHPRKGRIRAGRPACVRVRIVSDYEHFGVVSDIDDTVMVSMLPRLVTAAKHAFVDRVSSREAVPGMSNLLTTLTTSSASSEGVPEGTHSPIMYLSTGAWNVVPTVRSFLERSGYPAGGFLMTDFGPSNTGWFRSGPEHKRRELRRLARMFPQIRWLLVGDDGQHDPEIYAEFAREFPHCVAGIAIRSLSEIEQFMAHGSFEAMVPDVLWTVPESIPVWYGSDGEALLENIRGRGTVGPLSSR; encoded by the coding sequence ATGATTGCCCTAATGCGTTTCCGACCCCCTCTCATCGACGACGAATCTCCCTCGCTCGCGCTCGCCATCACGGCCGGCGTGGGCGAATTCGCGTCATCTCTGCTGGTTACCGCCATGTCGCAGGGCTGGTACTACCCGGGCGTGGTCGGCTTCGGAGGCATCGGCTCCCAGCGCAGTGCCCGTATCCTCGGCCGCGTCCTCATGGCGCGCGGCGACGAGGGCCGCTCCTGGCTGCAAGACCGGCGCGGGTGGCGACAGTTCTTCAACGCGCAGGTCCCCCGCCAGCCCGTTCTCGTCACGGTCGGCAACGCGCGCCGACTCGCCTTCGCGGACCGCGGCGGATTCGTCGACATGACGGTCCTGGGCCACGGCCTCGAACCCGGATGGCACGACGCAACCATCCAGGTCCTGCACGCGGGCGACGTGCGCGCACTCGGCATGTCCGAGGAGACGGCCGCCAAGCTCGCCGCCACCCTGCGCACCGCGACGCCCCTGCCCGCCCCGGCCTCGGCGATGCACGAACACCCCCGCAAGGGACGCATCCGCGCCGGACGCCCCGCCTGCGTGCGCGTGCGCATCGTGTCAGACTACGAACATTTCGGCGTCGTTTCAGACATCGACGACACCGTCATGGTGTCGATGCTGCCGCGCCTCGTGACGGCCGCGAAGCACGCCTTCGTGGACCGCGTCTCCTCGCGAGAGGCCGTCCCCGGCATGTCGAATCTGCTGACGACGCTCACGACATCCTCGGCCTCGTCCGAGGGCGTGCCCGAGGGCACCCACTCTCCCATCATGTACCTGTCCACCGGCGCGTGGAACGTCGTGCCGACCGTGCGCTCCTTCCTGGAGCGCTCCGGCTACCCGGCGGGCGGCTTCCTCATGACGGACTTCGGCCCCTCAAACACGGGATGGTTCCGTTCCGGTCCCGAACACAAGAGGCGCGAACTGCGCCGCCTGGCGCGCATGTTCCCGCAGATACGCTGGCTCCTCGTCGGCGACGACGGGCAGCACGACCCCGAAATCTACGCGGAGTTCGCCCGCGAGTTCCCCCACTGCGTCGCGGGCATCGCGATCCGGTCCCTCTCGGAGATCGAACAGTTTATGGCCCACGGTAGCTTCGAGGCCATGGTGCCCGACGTGCTGTGGACCGTCCCCGAGTCCATCCCCGTCTGGTACGGCTCGGATGGTGAGGCGCTCCTCGAGAACATCCGAGGCCGCGGTACCGTCGGCCCGCTCTCCAGCCGCTGA
- a CDS encoding acyl-CoA dehydrogenase family protein, which yields MSFLDTDLLARIHERAADVDAHNTYPKRDLEELREAGYLSAFVPAEYGGAGLSLTQICAEQTALAAAAPGTALGINMHQIIVGLGRYLVAAGNARGEQILRDAAAGEVFGFGISEPGNDLVLFGSTTRATATADGYSFEGTKIFTSLSPVWTRLLIFGRAETEEGPKSVFGIVHRDDEGYSIKDDWDTLGMRATQSMTTLLEGVTVPAERILTITDPGPSADPVIFGIFSHFEILLAATYQGVGERAVEVAAEHVAKRRSVKNQTTYSNDPDIRWRIAEAALIMNAVGPQIRELARDIDEGVDRGRAWMPQLSAAKNTAAEATLRAVEQAMRACGGSAYYNTHELSRLYRDALAGLFQPSDQESLHAAWANLILGPIEKAQ from the coding sequence ATGAGTTTCCTGGACACCGACCTGCTTGCCCGTATCCACGAGCGCGCCGCCGACGTCGACGCGCACAACACCTACCCCAAGCGCGACCTAGAGGAGCTGCGCGAGGCCGGCTATCTCTCAGCCTTTGTACCCGCCGAATACGGGGGCGCTGGCCTGAGCCTGACCCAGATCTGCGCCGAGCAGACGGCTCTGGCCGCGGCAGCACCCGGCACCGCGCTGGGCATTAACATGCACCAGATCATCGTTGGCCTCGGCCGCTACCTGGTTGCGGCAGGGAACGCGCGCGGCGAACAGATCCTGCGCGACGCGGCCGCCGGCGAGGTATTCGGCTTCGGCATCTCCGAGCCGGGCAACGACCTCGTGCTCTTCGGCTCCACGACCCGCGCGACTGCGACCGCAGACGGCTACTCCTTCGAAGGCACCAAGATCTTTACCTCCCTGTCCCCCGTGTGGACGCGCCTACTGATCTTCGGGCGCGCCGAGACAGAAGAGGGACCCAAGTCGGTGTTCGGCATCGTTCACCGCGACGATGAGGGCTACTCGATCAAGGACGACTGGGACACGCTGGGCATGCGCGCCACACAGTCCATGACGACTCTACTCGAGGGCGTCACCGTGCCCGCCGAGCGGATCCTGACGATCACGGATCCGGGTCCCAGCGCCGACCCCGTTATCTTCGGGATCTTCTCCCACTTCGAGATCCTGCTCGCCGCAACCTACCAGGGCGTGGGCGAGCGCGCCGTTGAGGTCGCCGCCGAGCACGTGGCGAAGCGCCGCTCCGTGAAGAACCAGACGACCTACTCCAACGACCCCGACATCCGCTGGCGCATCGCCGAGGCGGCCCTCATCATGAACGCTGTCGGCCCGCAGATCCGCGAGCTTGCCCGAGACATCGACGAGGGCGTGGACCGCGGTCGAGCCTGGATGCCGCAGCTGTCCGCCGCGAAGAACACGGCCGCCGAGGCCACACTGCGAGCCGTCGAACAGGCTATGCGCGCGTGCGGCGGCAGCGCCTACTACAACACGCACGAACTCTCGCGCCTGTACCGGGACGCCCTCGCCGGTCTCTTCCAGCCCTCCGACCAGGAGTCCCTGCACGCCGCGTGGGCGAACCTGATCCTGGGCCCCATCGAGAAGGCCCAGTAG
- a CDS encoding LytR C-terminal domain-containing protein: MSTPNAPRNALTPRQRFLRERQQRQNTTFAVIGVVMLAAAVLASLVFTGIIPVPFGNDFSVKIKYAETGDIPCPTANAKPVAPEQVSVTVINTTQHQGLASKATDMLKTAGFQTQEPASADVEYTGKVRITAGPNAVDNAYSVARFFPGAHVRLTDEQDATVTVELGTFYDDAMSAEDVQRILKSMDPVEQPAKCRPMSGSEQDK, encoded by the coding sequence GTGAGTACTCCGAACGCGCCCCGCAATGCCCTCACCCCTCGCCAGCGATTCCTGCGCGAGCGTCAGCAGCGTCAAAACACGACGTTCGCTGTCATTGGTGTCGTGATGTTAGCGGCCGCGGTGTTGGCCTCCCTCGTCTTCACGGGCATCATCCCCGTTCCCTTCGGCAACGACTTTTCGGTGAAGATCAAGTACGCCGAGACCGGTGACATCCCCTGCCCGACGGCGAATGCGAAGCCCGTCGCCCCTGAACAGGTGTCCGTCACGGTCATCAATACGACGCAGCACCAGGGTCTGGCCTCCAAGGCGACGGACATGCTCAAGACCGCCGGCTTCCAGACCCAAGAGCCCGCGAGCGCAGACGTCGAATACACGGGCAAGGTGCGTATTACCGCTGGTCCGAACGCCGTGGACAATGCTTACTCGGTGGCGCGCTTCTTCCCCGGTGCTCACGTGCGTCTCACCGACGAGCAGGATGCAACCGTGACGGTCGAGCTCGGAACGTTCTACGACGACGCGATGAGCGCCGAAGACGTACAGCGAATCCTGAAGTCTATGGACCCCGTCGAACAGCCCGCGAAGTGCCGCCCCATGTCGGGAAGTGAACAAGACAAGTGA